From the Hymenobacter yonginensis genome, one window contains:
- a CDS encoding BLUF domain-containing protein — protein MGDSRYLASFLKPATSQNEQSMLHHIIYMSRGIQPMQDHELRALLEQAQQANAEQDITGALIYGDHQFMQIIEGEESRLASLYAKLLNDPRHTSVVKLADKQINERSFSSWSMAFHAASPEEFSELAGYAEPETLELKKPTLSAADTLLLEMMQSFVLKKTD, from the coding sequence ATGGGGGACAGCCGTTATCTTGCGAGCTTCCTAAAACCAGCAACCTCCCAAAATGAACAGTCGATGCTGCATCATATCATCTACATGAGTCGGGGCATACAACCGATGCAAGATCATGAACTGCGGGCCTTGCTAGAGCAGGCGCAACAAGCCAATGCGGAGCAGGATATTACGGGAGCCTTAATTTATGGCGACCACCAATTCATGCAAATCATTGAAGGAGAAGAGTCGCGTCTGGCCTCACTTTATGCAAAGCTCCTGAATGACCCGCGCCATACCAGTGTGGTGAAACTGGCGGACAAGCAAATCAACGAGCGCAGTTTCTCTTCCTGGTCGATGGCATTTCATGCAGCGTCTCCGGAGGAATTCAGCGAATTAGCCGGCTATGCTGAGCCGGAAACACTTGAATTGAAGAAACCTACCCTTAGCGCGGCTGATACGCTGCTGCTGGAGATGATGCAATCTTTCGTTTTAAAGAAAACAGATTAA
- a CDS encoding START-like domain-containing protein, which yields MPLSATRHKHRFTVEFPINASPKILYPYLASASGLSQWFCQDVRIDEDHRFNFIWDNQPHFAEMNSHRTNRSVRYVFLDQNKRHIPDANYLDFTLEESQLTQEVYLRVLDYSEETDDDELQGMWEGLIVKLRELVGG from the coding sequence ATGCCTCTTTCTGCCACTCGTCACAAACATCGGTTTACCGTCGAATTTCCCATAAATGCTTCCCCAAAAATCCTGTACCCCTATCTGGCTTCAGCTTCCGGGCTGTCGCAGTGGTTCTGCCAGGATGTGCGCATCGACGAAGATCACCGCTTTAACTTCATCTGGGACAACCAGCCGCACTTTGCAGAAATGAACTCGCACCGCACCAATCGCTCGGTGCGTTATGTTTTCCTCGACCAGAACAAGCGCCACATACCGGATGCCAACTATCTAGATTTCACGCTGGAAGAGTCGCAGCTGACGCAGGAAGTGTACCTGCGGGTGCTGGACTACTCCGAGGAAACCGACGACGATGAGCTGCAGGGCATGTGGGAAGGCCTGATCGTGAAGTTGCGTGAACTGGTAGGCGGCTAA